A region from the Palaemon carinicauda isolate YSFRI2023 chromosome 9, ASM3689809v2, whole genome shotgun sequence genome encodes:
- the LOC137646390 gene encoding general transcription factor II-I repeat domain-containing protein 2A-like — MDPVVRAVNLIRAWGLNHRQFRSFLEDIEADFTDVLYHTNIRWLSMGKVLKRMWDVKEEVVLFFNMKDISCDFSREMECDEWLKEQNFVHFPLLKTRTVTQALSDKYSYQLTALRDEFIRRFAYFKAIEGQLYLLSSPFACDVETAAEELQVELIDLQADNSLKRLFENKPLVEFYASLHSEKFINLKNFPRKIFVIFASTYICEQTFSILKVNKSKNRSLLTDSNLQSVLRISTSNLTPHFNKLVNDCSQVHHSH, encoded by the exons ATGGATCCAGTGGTGCGTGCAGTGAACCTAATAAGAGCATGGGGACTGAATCACAGGCAATTCCGAAGCTTCTTGGAAGACATCGAGGCTGATTTTACTGATGTGCTGTACCACACAAATATCCGATGGTTAAGTATGGGGAAAGTATTGAAGAGGATGTGGGACGTTAAAGAAGAGGTtgtcttgttttttaatatgaaagacatttcttgtgacttttcaagggaaatggagtgtgacgaatgg cttaaagagcaaaactttgttcattttcctctgttgaaaacacgAACTGTTACACAAGCACTATCAGACAAATACAGTTACCAGTTGACGGCTCTAAGAGATGAATTTATCAGAAGATTTGCCTATTTCAAGGCAATTGAAGGGCAGTTATATTTGCTCAGCTCACCTTTCGCCTGTGACGTTGAAACAGCTGCTGAAGAACTGCAGGTAGAACTGATTGATTTGCAAGCCGACAACTCTTTAAAGAGGCTCTTTGAAAATAAACCACTGGTCGAGTTTTATGCATCTCTGCACTCAGAAAAgtttataaatctgaaaaattttCCAAGAAAGATCTTTGTGATATTTGCATCAACTTACATATGTGAgcagactttttctatattgaaagttAACAAGTCAAAGAACAGGTCACTTCTCACAGACTCGAATCTTCAGTCAGTGTTAAGAATCAGTACAAGCAACTTGACACCTCATTTCAACAAACTGGTAAATGATTGCAGTCAAGTGCATCATTCTCACTGA